From the Lysinibacillus fusiformis genome, the window GTTTTTCCATTTCAAGAAACAAATTTAGAGAGAATCATAGATGGTAAATATTTTAAAGTGAATAAAAAAGATGATTCTCTTGCGATTCAAGTGCAACTTGACAACGAGCAAATGTTACTGGAATTTTCAAAATCATTAAAGGCAACATGTGGCTTTTTACGCGATCAAGAAACAGAACCTTATATCGGAACCTATATTGATTTACAAGTTTTCGTTGATGAGTTTAATAAGCGTTATAACTTAAATGCTGAAATTATTAGTTAAAACAAGGGGTAACTAGCTTCCCTTTGTTTTAACTCCACACCTCTTCTGCATTATTCCTTTCTCGTATTTCTGAAACCTTTTCATTGTCATGTGAGTTATATATTGTATAGCATGAACTATAGGGGGTTCACATGGCTAAACTTCATACTCAAAATTTCCTACCTTATTTTTTTATGCTTCCCGCCCTTCTCATAGGGATGATCACCATGATCTCTTACGGCGTAGGCTTCTCTATTTGGATACAAAACCTATTCATCTGGATTGTAGGCGTTCGTTTTTGCTATGTTGTTTTAACTAAAACTAGCCTTAAACTTTTAGATAAAAGCCCTCTTTCTATCACATCTGTATTAATTATATTACTCATTATGCCCTTTTGGTTTAATGGTATAGAGGGTGTCCATCGATGGATAATTGTTGGTCCATTTCATTTTTATATGGCTAGTATTATTTTACCTATGTTAATTATTTATTTATGGAAGCTTTCAAAAAGTAAAAATTTATTATTTTCTATAGGATTCATAATCCTCATAGAAGGTATATTAATCATGCAACCAGATGCAGGGCAACTCACTGCGTTTGCTTGTGCATCCACCATTATTTTATGGCGAGCTATAGAAAATTCGAAAGGGAAGTATATTACCCTAATTATATTAGCCATATTTGTCCTAGCATCATGGATGTTTCTTGATCATTTAGCTCCAGTCCCGTATGTAGAGCAAATTATTTTTTTAGTGGCTGATATGGGAAGTATTTTCCTTTTTGCAGGTGTGATAGCACTCCTAATGTTAGTATATCCATTCTTTATCCCATGGAAAAAAGATACATTGGCAATGGCTTTAGGTCTATATTTTCTAATGACAATCCTTGTTACTTTCCTTGGTAATTTTCCAATGCCTATTATGGGCTATGGAATTTCACCAATTATCGGCTATCTCATTGCAATCACCGCCCTACAAAAAATAAAAATCGAACAAAGAAAGAAAGGATTTACAAACGATGAAAACTGAACTAGAAGTAAACACTTTAAAATCATTCCAAACTGAATTAACACGCTTCTTTTTAGCCTACAAATTTGCTCTCCAAGAAGTGGAAACGAAAATAAATATCTTACAAGAAGAATTTAAGCTGATACATGAATATAATCCAATTGAGCATATTTCTACACGTGTCAAATCACCGAAAAGTATTTTAACAAAGATGATGAAAAAAGAGCTTCCTCCATCAATGGAGGCTGTTCGTGAAAATATTCGTGATATAGCAGGTGCTCGCATCACCTGTTCCTTCGTGGAGGATATTTACAAGGTAAGCGCCATGTTACAAGCACAGCATGACATAGAAGTTGTTGCGGTGAAAGATTATATAGCCAATCCAAAAGAAAATGGCTACCAAAGCTTACATCTCATCATTAAAATCCCTATCTTTATGTCAGACCATATGGAAAAGGTCTATACAGAGATCCAAATTCGTACAATTGCAATGGATTTCTGGGCAAGCTTAGAGCACAAAATTTATTATAAGTATAACAAAGAAGTACCCGAGCATATTCGACTTGAATTAAAGGAAGCCGCTCTACAAGCAGCTGAGTTAGATCGAAAAATGGAGCGACTGAATAAAGAAATCAATATTTTAAAGGAAAATGAAGCAGAGCCTTCATTGCTAGACAGTACCCCGATCGCCCATCTAGCTAAATACTTAACGGATCTTCCTGGCAGTAAGATAATCGATAATGCTCTATTCAAAAAATAAATTCATTCTTAAATATGTTCATCAAATGAAAAATCCACCTCACACTCTGCATGATCACAGAATATGAGGTGGATTTTACTGTTTATTCGCTATTGCGCCTTGGATTTCGTTGCTACAAAGAAGGAGAAAATAAGAGCACAAATGGCAAAAATAAAGGTAGCGACATATACGTAACTGACGCCATTCGCAATGGTGTCCTTTAAAAAGCTTACTTCTTCTATATTAAAGCCACCTTTTGCAAATTCACCATTTAATTGAATTTCACCTTTTCCTAATGAAGCCATTTTTTCACTCGTTGCTAGGTTGAAAATCATACCAAATAGTGCTGCCCCAATCGCTTGGCTAAATGTATTCGTAAAGGAGTTCAAACCAATTGATATACCAAGCTGCTTCGGATCTGCCACCTTTTGTATGGAAATCATCAACATCGGCATGATAAAGCCCATCCCTAGTCCAATTAATGATGAAGCGAAATAAACGCTGAAATCACTAGAACCTGAAGATAATCTTGCCAACAATAGCGCACCCGTAACAAGTAAAATCGTACCCATTTGGATAATGCGTTTATTTGTTAAACGTCCGATTAAATAACCTGCCATAATCGAGTTCACCGTCCAAAAAATAGACATCGGTGTTAATAATAAACCAGCTTGTGTTGCATTTTTACCTAAAACACTTTGGGCAAATATCGGAATATAAACCGTCACACCAATGACAATAGACATGCCGCTTAAAGTTAAAGCATTAATGACCATTAGTCGTCCATTTTTAAACAGAGTTAACGGAATAATTGGCTCCTCTGCTCGCAACTCCACCCAGATAAAAATACTTAAGAATACAAGAGCAACCCCATACATTAGCAGCGATTGACCTGATAACCAAGTCTGTGTTTTACTGTTTTCGATAATAACAAATAGCAGTGCCACCATGCCAATTGTAAAAAATGCTGCACCTAAATAGTCAATTTTG encodes:
- a CDS encoding MDR family MFS transporter; this encodes MNKVFIALLLVTALAAIEGTIVSTAIPSITADLLGVDLISWIYSAYLLASAIAAIIFGKLADLFGRKRMIITGIIIFLVGSMLCGLAQSMEQLIVFRAIQGIGAGSILPITLTMVGELFKTEKERAKGQSYLSMVWGVSGVVGPLFGGFIVDQVSWHFIFFINVPFGLASIYLIAKHYKEQLEAVKRKIDYLGAAFFTIGMVALLFVIIENSKTQTWLSGQSLLMYGVALVFLSIFIWVELRAEEPIIPLTLFKNGRLMVINALTLSGMSIVIGVTVYIPIFAQSVLGKNATQAGLLLTPMSIFWTVNSIMAGYLIGRLTNKRIIQMGTILLVTGALLLARLSSGSSDFSVYFASSLIGLGMGFIMPMLMISIQKVADPKQLGISIGLNSFTNTFSQAIGAALFGMIFNLATSEKMASLGKGEIQLNGEFAKGGFNIEEVSFLKDTIANGVSYVYVATFIFAICALIFSFFVATKSKAQ
- a CDS encoding GTP pyrophosphokinase; this translates as MKTELEVNTLKSFQTELTRFFLAYKFALQEVETKINILQEEFKLIHEYNPIEHISTRVKSPKSILTKMMKKELPPSMEAVRENIRDIAGARITCSFVEDIYKVSAMLQAQHDIEVVAVKDYIANPKENGYQSLHLIIKIPIFMSDHMEKVYTEIQIRTIAMDFWASLEHKIYYKYNKEVPEHIRLELKEAALQAAELDRKMERLNKEINILKENEAEPSLLDSTPIAHLAKYLTDLPGSKIIDNALFKK